A genomic stretch from Algoriphagus halophilus includes:
- the secG gene encoding preprotein translocase subunit SecG, giving the protein MFTLLITVILILAVLLILVILGQNSKGGVGAAFGGSASQIMGVTRTGNVLEKATWVLAVSILVLSLASSAFYSGSQPNQFSSPNIESAKQQVVAPAFGEDESLLPTESTPATSEDTTGNN; this is encoded by the coding sequence ATGTTTACTTTATTAATCACCGTAATCCTGATTTTGGCAGTGCTTTTAATACTTGTCATCTTAGGTCAAAACTCTAAAGGTGGCGTTGGAGCAGCTTTTGGAGGCAGTGCATCCCAAATCATGGGAGTTACTCGTACCGGAAATGTGCTAGAAAAAGCTACTTGGGTTTTAGCAGTATCTATCTTGGTTTTATCATTGGCATCTTCTGCTTTTTATTCAGGAAGCCAACCCAATCAATTTTCTTCCCCAAACATTGAAAGTGCCAAGCAACAAGTTGTTGCCCCTGCATTTGGAGAAGATGAGAGCTTACTCCCTACTGAGTCTACTCCAGCTACAAGCGAAGACACAACTGGAAATAATTAA
- a CDS encoding sterol desaturase family protein — translation MNSKPISLEDLHLENWPNLILWAAPIMFLLVFIEWGISAYQKKDAYSTKDFFAASTIGLVNVGISALIKVATFGSALFFYNISPFTIPLTWWSFPLCFVAIDFARYWAHRVAHEQRFWWATHITHHNSSKYNLSVSFRLGWTQHIKVIFFFPVMFMGFNPFVFFICHQIAVLYQFWIHTEYIKKLPRPIEFIFTTPSHHRVHHASDEHYLDKNYGSTFIIWDRMFGTFMPEAERPTYGITKPVTSYNPIYLVFHEWVDIFKDLKKANNFKEGWRILFDKPGAEVIASREKEELPKQEKAPLEEEEVLA, via the coding sequence ATGAATTCTAAACCGATAAGTCTGGAAGACTTACATCTTGAAAATTGGCCTAATCTTATCCTTTGGGCAGCCCCTATTATGTTCCTGCTTGTATTCATCGAGTGGGGAATCAGTGCCTATCAAAAAAAAGATGCCTATAGCACCAAAGACTTCTTCGCTGCTTCCACCATTGGGCTGGTCAATGTGGGAATCAGTGCATTGATAAAAGTAGCGACCTTTGGGTCTGCTTTATTCTTCTACAACATTTCTCCTTTTACCATCCCTTTAACCTGGTGGTCTTTTCCTCTATGTTTTGTAGCCATCGACTTTGCCAGATACTGGGCACATCGAGTAGCTCATGAGCAGCGCTTTTGGTGGGCAACTCATATTACCCATCATAATTCATCCAAATACAATTTATCTGTTTCGTTCAGGTTGGGTTGGACACAACACATCAAAGTGATTTTCTTCTTCCCTGTTATGTTTATGGGATTTAATCCCTTTGTCTTCTTTATCTGTCACCAGATCGCAGTGCTGTACCAATTTTGGATTCACACAGAGTATATCAAGAAATTACCTAGGCCCATAGAGTTTATATTCACTACCCCTTCCCATCACCGCGTACATCATGCCAGTGACGAGCATTACTTGGACAAGAACTACGGTTCTACATTTATTATTTGGGATAGGATGTTTGGGACCTTTATGCCTGAAGCAGAAAGGCCAACTTATGGAATTACTAAACCTGTCACTTCCTACAATCCCATTTACCTAGTCTTTCATGAATGGGTAGACATCTTTAAGGACCTTAAAAAGGCCAATAACTTCAAAGAGGGCTGGAGAATCTTATTCGACAAACCTGGTGCAGAGGTAATTGCTTCCCGTGAAAAAGAAGAACTTCCTAAGCAGGAAAAAGCTCCGCTTGAAGAAGAGGAGGTATTAGCTTAG
- the groL gene encoding chaperonin GroEL (60 kDa chaperone family; promotes refolding of misfolded polypeptides especially under stressful conditions; forms two stacked rings of heptamers to form a barrel-shaped 14mer; ends can be capped by GroES; misfolded proteins enter the barrel where they are refolded when GroES binds): protein MSKELFFDTDARDRLKKGVDALADAVKTTLGPKGRNVILDKKFGAPTITKDGVSVAKEIELSEPIENMGAQLVKEVASKTADNAGDGTTTATVLAQSIFNVGIKNVAAGANPMDLKRGIDKAVTAVVAKLRENSKEISTSKEIAQVATVSANNDEEIGNMISDAMDKVGKDGVITVEEAKGTETEVKTVEGMQFDRGYLSPYFVTNTEKMESELEQPYILIYDKKISSMKELLPVLEPVAQSGKPLVIISEDVDGEALATLVVNKIRGALKVAAVKAPGFGDRRKAMLEDIAILTGGTVISEERGFKLENATVDMLGRAEKINIDKDNTTIVNGAGDANAIKGRVSEIKAQIEKTTSDYDREKLQERLAKLSGGVAILYIGAATEVEMKEKKDRVDDALHATRAAVQEGVVVGGGVALIRASEALADLKGLNEDEDTGINIIRQAIESPLRTIVLNAGGEPSVVINKIRENSGNYGYNARTDKYEDLFSVGVIDPTKVTRLALENAASIAALLLTTECVVADVKEDAPAMPPMGGGGGMGGMM from the coding sequence ATGTCTAAAGAATTATTTTTCGACACAGATGCTAGAGACCGCCTGAAAAAAGGTGTTGACGCATTAGCTGACGCAGTAAAAACCACATTGGGACCAAAAGGTCGTAATGTAATTCTAGATAAGAAATTCGGTGCACCAACAATCACTAAAGATGGTGTTTCTGTTGCAAAAGAGATTGAGCTTTCCGAGCCAATCGAAAACATGGGTGCTCAATTAGTTAAAGAAGTAGCTTCCAAGACTGCAGACAATGCGGGTGACGGTACTACTACTGCAACTGTATTAGCTCAGTCCATCTTCAACGTAGGTATCAAAAACGTTGCTGCTGGTGCTAACCCAATGGATTTGAAAAGAGGTATTGACAAAGCAGTTACTGCCGTTGTTGCCAAATTGAGAGAGAACTCTAAAGAAATCTCTACTTCTAAGGAAATTGCTCAAGTGGCTACCGTATCTGCTAACAATGACGAAGAAATCGGTAACATGATTTCTGACGCAATGGACAAAGTAGGTAAAGACGGTGTGATCACTGTTGAAGAAGCAAAAGGTACTGAAACTGAAGTTAAAACTGTAGAAGGTATGCAGTTTGACAGAGGTTACCTTTCTCCATACTTTGTGACCAACACAGAGAAAATGGAATCTGAATTGGAGCAGCCTTACATCTTGATCTATGACAAGAAAATCTCTTCCATGAAGGAATTGCTTCCAGTTCTTGAGCCAGTAGCTCAGTCTGGTAAGCCTTTGGTGATCATTTCTGAAGATGTAGACGGAGAAGCTTTGGCAACGCTAGTTGTGAACAAAATCAGAGGTGCACTGAAAGTAGCTGCTGTGAAAGCTCCAGGATTCGGAGACAGAAGAAAAGCCATGCTTGAAGATATCGCTATCTTAACTGGTGGTACTGTAATTTCTGAAGAAAGAGGCTTCAAGCTTGAAAACGCTACAGTTGACATGCTTGGTAGAGCTGAAAAAATCAACATTGACAAAGACAACACTACTATTGTAAACGGTGCTGGCGATGCCAACGCGATCAAAGGACGTGTTTCTGAAATCAAAGCTCAAATCGAGAAAACTACTTCTGATTACGACAGAGAGAAACTTCAAGAAAGATTAGCGAAGCTTTCTGGCGGTGTAGCAATCCTTTATATCGGTGCAGCTACTGAAGTAGAAATGAAAGAAAAGAAAGACCGTGTAGACGATGCATTGCATGCTACTAGAGCAGCCGTTCAAGAAGGTGTTGTTGTAGGTGGTGGTGTTGCTTTGATCAGAGCAAGCGAAGCACTAGCTGATCTTAAAGGTCTGAACGAAGATGAGGACACTGGTATCAATATCATCAGACAAGCAATCGAATCTCCATTGAGAACTATCGTATTGAACGCTGGTGGTGAACCATCTGTGGTAATCAACAAGATCAGAGAAAACTCTGGAAACTACGGTTACAATGCACGTACTGACAAATATGAAGATCTATTCTCTGTAGGTGTAATTGACCCTACAAAGGTGACTAGATTGGCACTTGAAAATGCAGCTTCTATTGCAGCATTACTACTTACTACTGAGTGTGTAGTAGCTGATGTGAAAGAAGATGCTCCTGCAATGCCTCCAATGGGTGGCGGAGGAGGAATGGGTGGAATGATGTAA
- the lptE gene encoding LPS assembly lipoprotein LptE, producing the protein MKLTSRLPVLLICCLFFGLQACSVKYSFTGTNINYDLVKTFTVENFFNDSGGGPANMEQLFTESLKEYYQRNTQLELVRSNGDLQFAGAINRYSLTPQSAVSSNDPNLPDRAGQMRLTIAVEVEYINLTNEEENLRRTFSFFQDYDPRTTTLLDVESQLVEEIFENIIQDIFTATVANW; encoded by the coding sequence ATGAAATTGACCAGTAGATTACCAGTTCTTCTCATTTGCTGTTTATTCTTCGGATTACAGGCATGTTCGGTAAAATACAGCTTCACTGGAACGAATATCAATTACGACTTGGTGAAGACCTTTACTGTGGAGAATTTCTTTAACGATTCCGGAGGTGGTCCTGCCAATATGGAGCAGCTTTTCACCGAATCATTAAAAGAATATTATCAGCGAAACACTCAGCTGGAACTGGTGAGAAGTAATGGTGATTTACAATTTGCTGGAGCTATTAATCGTTACTCTCTTACTCCTCAGTCGGCGGTTTCCAGTAATGATCCTAACCTTCCAGATCGAGCCGGACAAATGAGGCTGACCATCGCGGTGGAAGTGGAATACATTAACCTGACCAACGAAGAGGAAAATTTGAGAAGAACGTTTTCATTCTTCCAAGACTATGATCCCAGGACGACCACCTTGCTGGATGTTGAAAGCCAACTAGTTGAAGAAATATTTGAAAATATTATTCAGGATATCTTTACGGCAACGGTAGCTAACTGGTAA
- a CDS encoding co-chaperone GroES, producing the protein MSNVNIKPLADRVLVQPAAAEEKTASGLYIPDTAKEKPQKGTVVAVGNGKKDEPLTVSVGDTVLYGKYSGTELNVDGKDFLIMRESDIFAIL; encoded by the coding sequence ATGTCAAACGTGAACATCAAACCTCTTGCAGATCGGGTTTTGGTACAACCAGCTGCAGCCGAAGAGAAAACCGCATCCGGACTTTATATCCCGGATACTGCTAAAGAAAAGCCTCAAAAAGGTACTGTAGTAGCAGTGGGTAATGGTAAAAAAGATGAGCCCTTGACTGTTTCAGTAGGAGATACCGTATTGTACGGAAAATACTCTGGTACTGAACTGAATGTAGATGGCAAGGATTTTCTTATCATGAGAGAGTCTGACATTTTCGCTATCCTTTAA